Proteins from a genomic interval of Benincasa hispida cultivar B227 chromosome 7, ASM972705v1, whole genome shotgun sequence:
- the LOC120081321 gene encoding signal recognition particle receptor subunit beta-like, giving the protein MEGTEQWKVQVEQLKVQMKQWLEQGLDFVHQIPPIQLYVGVGVLLFTTVLLLLTRLFKRRKSNTIVLSGLSGSGKTVLFYQLRDGSSHQGTVTSMEPNEGTFVLHSEITKKDKLKPVHLVDVPGHSRLRAKLDDFLPQAAGVVFVVDALDFLPNCRAASEYLYDILTNASVVKKKIPVLILCNKTDKVTAHTKEFINRQMEKEIDKLRVSRSVISAADISNDFTLGVPGKAFSFTHCHNKVTVAEASGLNGEVSEVEQFIRENVKF; this is encoded by the exons atggagggtaCAGAACAGTGGAAGGTTCAGGTTGAACAATTGAAGGTCCAGATGAAGCAATGGCTGGAACAAGGCTTGGATTTTGTTCACCAAATACCCCCAATTCAACTTTACGTTGGGGTTGGTGTGTTGTTATTTACCACCGTACTTCTTTTACTAA CTCGCTTGTTTAAGCGCAGAAAATCGAATACCATTGTACTCAGTGGGCTTAGTGGAAGTGGGAAAACTGTTCTTTTTTATCAA CTTCGTGATGGTTCTTCTCATCAGGGTACTGTTACATCAATGGAACCTAATGAGGGAACTTTTGTGCTTCATTCTGAAATAACAAAG AAGGACAAATTGAAGCCTGTTCATCTTGTTGATGTCCCTGGGCATTCTCGCCTTCGAGCCAAACTAGATGACTTTTTGCCTCAAGCAGCTGGTGTAGTCTTTGTGGTGGATGCTTTGGATTTTTTGCCCAACTGTCGTGCAGCTTCAGA GTACCTTTATGACATCCTGACTAATGCGAGTGTTGTGAAGAAGAAAATCCCTGTCCTGATACTATGCAACAAAACAGACAAGGTGACGGCCCACACAAAGGAGTTTATCAACAGGCAGATGGAAAAAGAGAT TGACAAGTTACGAGTATCAAGAAGTGTGATCTCAGCTGCTGATATCTCAAATGACTTCACACTAGGAGTACCTGGAAAAGCGTTTTCATTCACACATTGCCATAACAAAGTTACAGTTGCTGAAGCTTCTGGATTGAATGGTGAAGTTTCTGAGGTGGAGCAATTTATAAGGGAAAACGTGAAGTTCTAG
- the LOC120080868 gene encoding LOW QUALITY PROTEIN: F-box/kelch-repeat protein At1g23390 (The sequence of the model RefSeq protein was modified relative to this genomic sequence to represent the inferred CDS: inserted 1 base in 1 codon; substituted 1 base at 1 genomic stop codon) — MSAEERVDEQDGAAVHGDILESILSHVLLIDLASSSCVSRGWERAVSSFLSHFNALKPWLLLHSSFTAAYDPRSAVWMDINFRPSVTPAAPLHSSHSTLLYTLTLSQFSFSIDPLHLRWHHVEPLTWCVDPIVAFVAHRVIIVAGRCDFVDEAPAVEIYDLESKMWDTCGELPSIFAEFTTATWFSVAVDEYKLHVMHKYSGTIFSFDPINKSWAEPYELKPDPDVYSSIIGFADGRMVVVGLMGSPEDVKSVKIYXVAVQFSEWREIGEMPKTLVEKLQGDSAEMAWIGLSLAENFIFLHHGSDPVGVIQCKVVGGGCRWGIVPXIVVDDRTRLRRLAFTSSNVGIEDLKKALRLETPRITIKIKDSDGD, encoded by the exons ATGTCTGCGGAGGAAAGGGTGGATGAGCAAGACGGCGCCGCCGTCCACGGCGACATTTTGGAGTCTATTCTCTCCCACGTCCTTCTCATCGATCTGGCCTCCTCCTCTTGCGTTTCACGTGGTTGGGAACGCGCCGTTTCATCATTTCTCTCTCATTTCAACGCCCTCAAACCATGGCTCCTCCTCCACTCTTCTTTCACCGCCGCCTACGACCCCCGCTCCGCCGTCTGGATGGACATCAACTTCCGCCCATCGGTCACACCCGCTGCCCCCCTCCATTCTTCTCACTCCACTCTACTCTACACACTCACCCTCTCCCAGTTCTCTTTTTCAATCGACCCCCTCCATCTCAGGTGGCATCACGTGGAACCCCTGACATGGTGTGTCGATCCAATCGTTGCCTTCGTTGCCCACAGAGTCATCATCGTCGCCGGCAGGTGCGACTTTGTCGACGAAGCGCCGGCCGTTGAAATTTACGATTTGGAATCCAAAATGTGGGACACGTGCGGTGAATTGCCCTCAATTTTTGCCGAATTCACGACTGCCACGTGGTTTTCCGTTGCTGTTGACGAATATAAATTGCACGTCATGCATAAATATTCTGGGACGATATTTTCGTTTGACCCGATAAATAAATCGTGGGCCGAACCATATGAACTGAAACCCGACCCGGATGTATATTCGTCGATAATCGGATTTGCCGACGGCAGAATGGTGGTTGTGGGACTAATGGGATCGCCAGAGGATGTTAAAAGTGTGAAGATATATTAAGTGGCCGTTCAATTTTCGGAATGGAGGGAAATTGGGGAAATGCCGAAGACATTGGTTGAGAAGTTGCAGGGAGATAGTGCAGAAATGGCGTGGATCGGATTGTCGTTGGCGGAAAATTTCATATTCCTCCACCACGGATCGGACCCGGTGGGGGTGATACAATGCAAGGTAGTTGGCGGCGGTTGTAGGTGGGGAATCGTAC ATATAGTGGTGGATGACCGGACCCGACTTCGGCGGTTGGCGTTCACCAGTTCCAATGTCGGCATcgaagatttgaagaaagcaCTGAGATTGGAAACTCCACGAATCACCATCAAGATCAAAGATTCTGACGGTGACTGA